In Mesorhizobium sp., one DNA window encodes the following:
- a CDS encoding DUF6455 family protein produces the protein MTGLAAREVFNRLAEKWQMHRSTRAALAELDEMDSSVVGEIAREAGIDVADLREVVAKGADADRLMYRMMEAFGIDTRKLAEEAPAFIREISISCSKCGDKSRCRRELAAGTARDHAAEFCPNERSFAAIA, from the coding sequence ATGACCGGACTTGCCGCGCGAGAGGTTTTCAACCGGCTGGCGGAGAAGTGGCAGATGCACAGATCGACGCGCGCTGCCCTCGCCGAACTCGACGAGATGGATTCCTCGGTGGTCGGCGAAATCGCCCGCGAGGCCGGGATCGACGTGGCGGACCTGCGGGAAGTCGTCGCCAAGGGCGCCGATGCCGACAGGCTTATGTATCGGATGATGGAGGCCTTCGGCATCGATACGCGGAAACTTGCCGAGGAGGCGCCCGCCTTCATCCGGGAGATATCGATCTCCTGTTCCAAATGCGGAGACAAGAGCCGCTGCCGTCGCGAACTCGCGGCCGGTACCGCGCGCGACCACGCCGCCGAATTCTGCCCGAATGAGCGAAGCTTTGCAGCGATCGCCTGA
- a CDS encoding TetR/AcrR family transcriptional regulator: MHKRARSSEETRERIVRATMMVHDEKGIGPATMSEIAERAGVGLATVLRHFPTYGQLVRTCGMHVWQELRPPVPDAAAAVFEGLEERSARLARLVEELDGFFARGALRLRIAGRDRDTVPEVAAFFAAVEAGIAAYVAEALRPDDLPAEKLALATAIMGFAVWSALEQAGVSGDSLAETRLRLLSCVIAPEQS; the protein is encoded by the coding sequence ATGCACAAACGCGCCCGCTCCAGCGAAGAGACGCGGGAACGCATCGTCCGGGCGACGATGATGGTGCATGACGAGAAGGGCATCGGGCCCGCGACCATGTCCGAGATCGCGGAGCGGGCGGGCGTCGGCCTCGCCACGGTGCTGCGTCATTTCCCGACCTACGGCCAACTGGTGCGCACCTGCGGCATGCATGTCTGGCAGGAGTTGCGGCCGCCCGTGCCCGACGCCGCGGCTGCGGTCTTCGAAGGGCTGGAAGAACGGTCGGCGCGGCTGGCGCGGCTGGTCGAGGAGCTGGACGGGTTCTTCGCGCGCGGAGCGCTCAGGCTCCGGATCGCCGGACGGGACCGCGACACCGTTCCGGAGGTCGCCGCCTTTTTCGCCGCCGTGGAAGCGGGGATCGCAGCCTATGTCGCCGAGGCGCTGCGCCCGGACGATCTGCCAGCGGAGAAGCTCGCGCTCGCGACCGCGATCATGGGATTCGCGGTGTGGTCCGCGCTGGAGCAGGCTGGCGTGTCCGGAGACAGCCTGGCCGAGACGCGTCTGCGCCTCCTCTCCTGCGTGATCGCGCCCGAGCAATCGTAA
- a CDS encoding response regulator: MRHEGPSRLMIVDDEPEIRGMLADFLAHEGYVVGAASGGAELDDALAAGEPDLILLDVAMPGEDGLSIARRVKASRTTPIIMLSALGDTVDRIVGLEVGADDYIAKPFDVRELRARVRAVLRRGDRAVRQPEPPAAATASADLVPFGEAMLSISDRTLIGRDGELVTLTPTEFDMVETFLRFPNRVLSRDRLAAPVTPDAPCPLDRAVDIRVTRIRKKIEADPHCPRIIRTVRGAGYIYVPKPAPA; encoded by the coding sequence ATGCGCCACGAAGGTCCATCGAGACTGATGATCGTCGACGACGAGCCCGAGATCCGTGGCATGCTCGCCGACTTCCTCGCCCATGAAGGCTATGTCGTCGGGGCGGCGTCGGGCGGCGCCGAACTGGACGACGCGCTCGCCGCCGGCGAACCCGACCTGATCCTGCTCGACGTCGCCATGCCGGGAGAGGACGGCCTGTCGATCGCCCGGCGCGTCAAGGCCTCGCGCACGACGCCGATCATCATGCTGTCGGCGCTGGGCGACACCGTCGACCGCATCGTCGGGCTGGAGGTCGGAGCGGACGACTACATCGCCAAGCCGTTCGACGTCCGCGAACTGCGCGCCCGGGTCCGGGCCGTGCTGAGGCGGGGCGACCGGGCCGTCCGCCAGCCGGAGCCCCCGGCGGCGGCGACCGCTTCGGCGGACCTCGTACCCTTCGGCGAAGCCATGCTCAGCATCTCCGACCGCACGCTCATCGGCCGCGACGGCGAGTTGGTGACGCTCACGCCGACCGAGTTCGACATGGTCGAAACCTTCCTGCGCTTCCCCAATCGCGTGCTGTCGAGGGATCGCCTCGCCGCCCCGGTCACGCCGGATGCACCCTGCCCGCTCGACCGGGCAGTTGACATTAGGGTAACCCGCATCCGAAAGAAGATCGAGGCAGACCCGCACTGTCCGAGGATCATCCGGACAGTGCGTGGAGCCGGCTACATCTACGTTCCGAAGCCCGCCCCTGCATGA
- a CDS encoding ATP-binding protein produces the protein MTKPSGDAANSTARQLSTHEEHALVYAAVIDSALDSVVVVDERGVVVSINPAAEATFGYAREEAVGREISDLIVPDHLKAAHDSGMARYRATSAPRVLGRRVEMDAKCKDGKIIPVELAITEVNLPGGRLFTANLRDLSAARAAAAEIERQREALYQSEKMSAIGSLLAGIAHELNNPLSIVVGQSGILREELASGRPTPASADRAARIETAAQRCARIIRTFLAIARQRKAEKRATELAPLVEASIELILYGIRANGVVLNCDIDPDLPPAFADPDQVQNVVVNLLVNAAQALERIQGERRITVRGRRDGDMLSLVVADNGPGIRPENRDRIFEAFFTTKPEGAGTGIGLSISRNLAQAQGGSLDLLDSAEGACFELRLPINEARDATGDTGANDNSATPAARARAIIIDDEADICELVAEILERAGIDCATAGNGGEARARIEAAGEAFDIVISDLRMPRMDGSAFFDWLRRERPALADSTLFMTGDSLGPTAGRFLAASGRPVMEKPFAPDELIRHVSALLAERALKQSRNT, from the coding sequence ATGACGAAACCAAGCGGCGACGCCGCGAACAGTACCGCCCGGCAGCTCAGCACGCACGAGGAGCACGCCCTCGTCTATGCGGCCGTCATCGATTCGGCGCTCGATTCGGTGGTGGTGGTGGATGAGCGGGGCGTCGTCGTCTCGATCAATCCGGCAGCCGAAGCCACGTTCGGCTATGCCAGGGAAGAGGCGGTCGGCCGCGAGATTTCCGACCTCATCGTGCCCGATCACCTCAAGGCCGCCCATGACAGCGGCATGGCCCGCTACCGGGCCACCAGCGCGCCGCGCGTGCTTGGACGTCGCGTCGAGATGGACGCCAAGTGCAAGGACGGCAAGATCATTCCCGTCGAACTGGCGATCACCGAAGTGAACCTGCCCGGCGGCCGCCTGTTCACCGCCAATCTGCGCGACCTGTCGGCTGCGCGCGCGGCGGCCGCCGAGATCGAGCGCCAGCGCGAGGCCCTTTACCAGAGCGAGAAGATGTCGGCGATCGGCTCGCTGCTCGCCGGTATCGCCCACGAACTCAACAATCCGCTGTCGATCGTCGTCGGCCAGTCCGGCATCCTGCGCGAGGAGCTCGCCTCGGGCCGTCCGACGCCCGCCTCGGCGGACCGCGCCGCGCGGATCGAGACCGCCGCCCAGCGCTGCGCCCGCATCATCCGCACCTTTCTCGCCATCGCCCGGCAGCGCAAGGCCGAGAAGCGCGCGACCGAGCTCGCCCCGCTGGTCGAAGCCTCCATCGAGCTGATCCTCTACGGCATCCGCGCCAACGGCGTCGTCCTCAACTGCGACATCGACCCTGACCTGCCGCCGGCTTTCGCCGATCCCGACCAGGTGCAGAACGTCGTCGTCAACCTTCTGGTCAATGCCGCGCAGGCGCTCGAACGCATCCAGGGCGAGCGGCGCATAACGGTCCGCGGCCGGCGCGACGGCGACATGCTCTCGCTGGTCGTCGCCGACAACGGACCAGGCATCCGGCCGGAGAACCGTGACCGCATCTTCGAAGCCTTCTTCACCACCAAGCCGGAAGGCGCCGGGACCGGAATCGGCCTGTCGATCTCGCGCAACCTGGCACAGGCGCAGGGCGGCTCGCTCGATCTTCTGGACAGCGCGGAAGGCGCCTGTTTCGAACTGCGCCTGCCGATCAACGAGGCGCGGGACGCGACCGGCGACACCGGGGCGAACGACAATTCCGCCACGCCCGCCGCGCGGGCGCGGGCCATCATCATCGACGACGAGGCCGACATCTGCGAACTGGTGGCCGAGATCCTCGAGCGCGCCGGCATCGACTGCGCGACGGCCGGGAACGGCGGCGAGGCACGCGCGCGGATCGAGGCCGCGGGCGAGGCATTCGACATCGTCATTTCGGATCTAAGAATGCCGCGGATGGACGGCAGCGCATTCTTCGACTGGCTGCGCCGGGAGCGACCGGCCCTCGCCGACAGCACGCTGTTCATGACCGGCGATTCGCTGGGCCCGACGGCGGGACGGTTCCTGGCGGCGAGCGGGCGGCCGGTGATGGAGAAGCCCTTCGCACCGGACGAGTTGATCCGGCACGTCTCGGCCCTGCTCGCCGAGCGGGCGCTGAAACAATCCCGAAACACCTGA
- a CDS encoding phosphoribosyltransferase: MSYESHAYWQEIRAAGGFSGEVAGGLSHLFAASLPDGREIALPIRVLPSGDRAVASLIVNQASFAVEDALAEAMAHAALDFAPDVVVGVPTLGLPLAANVARRLGHPRMVALGTSRKFWYDESLSEPLRSITSPGDGKRIYLDPRMLPLLEGRRFVLVDDVISTGTSILAVLRMLEKAKLRPHAIVVAMRQGETWRGALDASSFADIPVRSAIATPLLAPGTDGAWHPS, encoded by the coding sequence ATGTCGTACGAATCCCATGCCTATTGGCAGGAGATCCGGGCCGCGGGCGGATTCTCCGGCGAGGTCGCGGGCGGGCTTTCGCATCTCTTCGCCGCATCGCTGCCGGACGGACGCGAGATCGCGCTGCCGATCCGCGTGCTGCCCTCGGGCGACCGGGCCGTGGCCTCGCTGATCGTCAACCAGGCGAGTTTCGCGGTGGAGGATGCTCTCGCGGAGGCGATGGCGCATGCCGCGCTCGATTTCGCGCCGGACGTCGTGGTCGGCGTGCCGACGCTGGGGCTGCCGCTTGCGGCCAATGTCGCGCGCCGGCTCGGTCATCCGCGCATGGTCGCGCTCGGCACCTCGCGGAAGTTCTGGTACGACGAAAGCCTGTCCGAGCCGCTGCGCTCGATCACCAGCCCGGGCGACGGCAAGCGCATCTATCTCGATCCGCGCATGCTGCCCTTGCTCGAAGGCCGGCGTTTCGTCCTGGTCGACGACGTGATCAGCACCGGCACGTCGATCCTCGCGGTGCTGCGCATGCTGGAGAAGGCCAAGCTTCGCCCGCACGCGATCGTCGTGGCCATGCGGCAGGGCGAGACCTGGCGCGGCGCGCTCGATGCCTCTTCCTTCGCGGATATTCCGGTGCGATCGGCGATCGCGACACCGCTGCTGGCGCCGGGAACGGACGGCGCGTGGCATCCGTCGTAA
- a CDS encoding M20 aminoacylase family protein, whose product MSPDPGEIATLVALRRDLHAHPELGFEEERTSGIVKAFLAECGIEVRDGIGRTGVVGTLRGKGDGPSIALRADMDALAMPETADRPHRSTVPGKMHGCGHDGHTAMLLGAARTLARRNDLAGTVHFVFQPAEEGRGGAQAMVDDGLFERFRIDRFYGLHNMPGIPVGHMAVVPGAQLASSDRWHTTFRGIGTHGGKPHLGRDPIVAAGQFLSSLQTIVSRSIDPIQTAVISACAIAAGDFEALNVIPDDVRIGGTARAYSHATRDRLEAEIGRVADGIARANGIAADYEFFRLMPPVINDGDTTRRAAAAAQAALGARNIITEFPPSTAGDDFAVFSARVPGAYVWLGNGPAEDGALHHNSRYDFNDDALVHGVRFWTTLVAQELRAA is encoded by the coding sequence ATGTCTCCCGATCCCGGCGAAATTGCCACGCTGGTTGCGCTCCGGCGCGACCTGCACGCGCATCCCGAACTCGGCTTCGAGGAGGAGCGCACCAGCGGCATCGTCAAGGCCTTCCTCGCGGAGTGCGGCATCGAGGTGCGGGACGGCATCGGCCGGACCGGCGTGGTCGGCACGCTGCGGGGCAAGGGCGACGGACCGTCGATCGCGCTGCGGGCCGACATGGATGCTCTCGCCATGCCCGAAACGGCGGATCGCCCCCATCGCTCGACGGTGCCGGGCAAGATGCATGGCTGCGGCCATGATGGCCACACCGCGATGCTGCTCGGTGCGGCGCGGACGCTGGCCCGGCGCAACGATCTCGCCGGCACAGTGCACTTCGTCTTCCAGCCCGCGGAAGAGGGCCGCGGCGGCGCCCAGGCGATGGTCGACGACGGCCTGTTCGAGCGCTTCCGCATCGACCGCTTCTACGGGCTGCACAACATGCCGGGGATTCCGGTCGGCCACATGGCCGTCGTGCCCGGCGCCCAACTCGCTTCCTCCGACCGCTGGCACACTACTTTCCGCGGCATTGGCACGCATGGCGGCAAGCCGCATCTCGGCCGCGACCCGATCGTGGCCGCGGGGCAGTTCCTGTCGTCGCTGCAGACCATCGTCTCGCGCAGCATCGATCCGATTCAGACCGCGGTGATCAGCGCATGTGCTATTGCGGCTGGGGATTTCGAGGCGTTGAACGTGATCCCGGACGATGTCCGCATCGGCGGAACCGCGCGCGCCTATTCCCACGCGACGCGCGACCGTCTCGAGGCGGAGATCGGCCGGGTCGCAGACGGCATCGCCCGGGCGAACGGCATTGCGGCGGATTATGAATTCTTCCGGCTGATGCCGCCGGTGATCAATGACGGCGACACGACGCGGCGCGCGGCGGCGGCAGCGCAGGCAGCACTCGGCGCGCGCAACATCATCACGGAGTTTCCGCCGTCGACCGCCGGCGACGACTTCGCGGTCTTTTCGGCGCGGGTGCCGGGCGCCTATGTCTGGCTCGGAAATGGCCCGGCCGAGGACGGCGCGCTGCATCACAACAGCCGCTACGACTTCAACGATGACGCACTCGTCCACGGCGTCCGGTTCTGGACGACGCTGGTGGCGCAGGAACTGCGGGCGGCCTGA
- a CDS encoding nucleoside hydrolase — translation MTRKVVIDTDPGIDDAVAILFALASPAFDVLGITTVAGNIGLTTVTRNAGRILALAGRPDIPVIAGAAAPLARKGFDTTEIHGDDGLGGVAFPEPDAKAPLWDGAPLWLAETLLRHPFGSVDILALGPLTNIARLATDHPAAAGRLRRIVAMGGAIDERGNIGPHSEFNLAADPEAADIVFRAGLPLVLIPLDVTRKVRATRDYLALLRQSERPSARVSADLIDAYFQSTTGGESRPLHDPCVMLLAERPDLFGLERSKLLVDLGDGVDAGALMKDEGRGAPVDVAMRVDAAAALDLLADRLTTG, via the coding sequence ATGACGCGCAAGGTCGTCATCGACACCGATCCCGGCATAGACGATGCGGTGGCGATCCTGTTCGCTCTGGCGTCGCCGGCCTTCGACGTGCTGGGCATCACCACGGTCGCGGGCAATATCGGCCTGACGACGGTGACGCGGAACGCCGGCCGCATCCTGGCGCTGGCGGGAAGGCCGGACATTCCGGTGATCGCGGGGGCCGCCGCGCCGCTGGCGCGAAAGGGCTTCGACACGACGGAGATCCACGGCGACGACGGGCTGGGCGGGGTCGCGTTCCCCGAGCCCGATGCGAAGGCTCCGCTATGGGACGGCGCGCCGCTCTGGCTGGCCGAGACGCTGCTGCGCCACCCCTTCGGCAGCGTCGACATCCTGGCGCTCGGGCCGCTGACCAACATCGCCCGCCTGGCGACCGATCATCCCGCCGCCGCGGGTCGGCTCCGCCGCATTGTCGCCATGGGCGGCGCGATCGACGAGCGCGGCAATATCGGCCCGCATTCCGAGTTCAACCTGGCTGCCGACCCCGAGGCAGCCGACATCGTATTCCGAGCCGGACTGCCGCTGGTGCTGATCCCGCTCGACGTGACGCGCAAGGTGCGCGCGACGCGCGACTATCTAGCACTTCTGCGCCAGTCGGAGAGACCGTCGGCGCGCGTCTCGGCCGATCTGATCGATGCCTATTTCCAGTCGACAACCGGCGGAGAGAGCCGGCCGCTGCACGATCCCTGCGTCATGCTTCTTGCCGAACGGCCGGACCTGTTCGGTCTCGAACGCTCCAAGCTCTTGGTCGACCTCGGCGACGGCGTGGATGCCGGAGCGCTGATGAAGGACGAGGGACGCGGCGCACCGGTCGACGTTGCGATGAGGGTGGATGCGGCCGCCGCGCTCGACCTTCTCGCGGATCGCCTGACGACAGGCTGA
- a CDS encoding M20/M25/M40 family metallo-hydrolase, giving the protein MDAAWQTDGEYCVTEPSAHLPAVLAHAEAGLDASLGRLFELVRIPSVSTDPAYKAECLRCAEWLAADLAGMGFDASVRLTTGHPMVVAHDHSGEGAHVLFYGHYDVQPVDPLNLWNSDPFEPVLVPQPNGDMHIVARGTSDDKGALFTFLEACRAWKDVTGKLPIRVSVLLEGEEESGSPSLPAFLDAAAGELKADVMLVCDTDMWDDETPAITTMLRGIVKEEFRVRCADRDLHSGIYGNAARNPIQLVADIISSLRNPDGSVALAGFYDGVKDLPPELAERWLKEPFDEAKFLGDIGLSIPAGEKRRTVLEQVWSRPSFDVSGISGGYAGEGFKAVIPAEANVKLSFRLVEGQDPAKIQKAFRDHVRAMIPADCSVEFRNHGSSSATVMPVDSPLLRKALGALKDEWGRSAIAGTGGSIPIATVFQERLGMNSLLVGFARFDNRIHSPNEKYDLSSFRKGIRSWVRVLAAFAE; this is encoded by the coding sequence ATGGACGCGGCGTGGCAGACTGATGGAGAATATTGCGTGACCGAACCAAGTGCCCACCTCCCCGCCGTCCTCGCCCACGCCGAGGCCGGTCTCGATGCCTCGCTCGGGCGCCTGTTCGAGCTGGTCCGCATCCCTTCCGTCTCGACCGATCCGGCCTACAAGGCCGAGTGCCTGCGTTGCGCCGAATGGCTGGCGGCCGATCTTGCCGGCATGGGATTCGATGCCTCGGTGCGCCTCACCACCGGGCATCCGATGGTCGTCGCCCATGATCATTCGGGGGAGGGGGCGCATGTGCTGTTCTACGGCCACTACGACGTCCAGCCTGTCGATCCACTGAACCTGTGGAATTCCGATCCGTTCGAGCCGGTGCTGGTGCCGCAGCCGAACGGCGATATGCATATCGTCGCCCGCGGCACATCCGACGACAAGGGCGCGCTGTTCACCTTCCTCGAAGCCTGCCGCGCCTGGAAGGACGTGACCGGCAAGCTGCCGATCCGCGTGTCGGTGCTGCTCGAAGGCGAGGAGGAGTCCGGCAGCCCAAGCCTGCCGGCCTTCCTCGACGCGGCCGCCGGGGAACTGAAGGCCGACGTCATGCTCGTCTGCGACACCGACATGTGGGACGACGAGACCCCGGCGATCACCACGATGCTGCGCGGCATCGTCAAGGAGGAGTTCCGGGTGCGCTGCGCCGACCGCGACCTGCATTCAGGCATCTACGGCAATGCGGCGCGCAATCCGATCCAGCTCGTCGCCGACATCATCTCCAGCCTGCGCAATCCGGACGGGAGCGTGGCGCTGGCGGGCTTCTATGACGGCGTGAAGGACCTGCCGCCCGAACTCGCCGAGCGCTGGCTGAAGGAGCCGTTCGACGAGGCGAAATTCCTCGGCGACATCGGCCTGTCGATCCCCGCGGGCGAGAAGCGGCGCACGGTTCTGGAGCAGGTCTGGTCTCGTCCGTCCTTCGACGTCAGCGGCATTTCCGGCGGCTATGCCGGCGAGGGGTTCAAGGCGGTCATCCCGGCGGAGGCGAACGTGAAGCTCTCCTTCCGCCTGGTCGAGGGGCAGGATCCCGCGAAGATCCAAAAGGCCTTCCGCGACCATGTCCGCGCCATGATACCCGCCGACTGCAGCGTCGAGTTCCGCAACCACGGTTCGAGTTCGGCGACGGTCATGCCGGTCGACAGCCCGCTCCTGCGCAAGGCGCTGGGGGCGCTCAAGGATGAATGGGGCCGCTCGGCCATCGCCGGTACGGGCGGGTCGATCCCGATCGCCACCGTCTTCCAGGAGCGGCTGGGGATGAATTCGCTGCTGGTCGGCTTCGCCCGCTTCGACAATCGCATCCACAGTCCCAACGAGAAATACGACCTGTCGAGCTTCCGAAAGGGCATCCGCTCCTGGGTCCGCGTCCTGGCGGCCTTCGCCGAATGA
- a CDS encoding amidohydrolase encodes MTLLLTNALLLPCTPDMPVIENGWVQVDGETITATGAGAPPQIPGAETIDLSGDILMPGMVNPHCHIAMTLFRGLGEDVDDRLYRYVLPMERKFVTPEMVRAGTALGVYEMISSGVTAVADMYYFETEVGRVIDQAGMRGVVGQTIADFNPPDHKTIDEGFALTEELVAEFRGHSCVTPSIAPHAPYSTDIAVMNRIARWADDNPDVPVQIHLAEMDSEMEWCAKTHGLRPVEVVEKAGLLRQGLICAHCLHVNESDIEKMAHARVCVAHNARSNAKAGRGIAPVEAMRRAGLPVGIGTDGPMSGNGLDLFAQLGPVTMFQKLAGHSRKPMPVVEVIRMATIEGAKVLGLDDRIGSLEGGKQADLVRIDLSAPRLQPIYDPYATLVYSTLADDVRDVMVAGRWLMRDREVLTLERQKVMRDALQVASAFKAEMKRIDAGA; translated from the coding sequence ATGACCCTCCTCCTGACCAACGCCCTTCTCCTTCCCTGCACCCCCGACATGCCCGTCATCGAGAACGGCTGGGTGCAGGTCGACGGCGAGACGATCACGGCAACCGGCGCCGGCGCGCCGCCACAGATCCCCGGCGCCGAGACGATCGACCTTTCCGGCGACATCCTGATGCCCGGCATGGTCAACCCGCATTGCCACATCGCCATGACGCTGTTCCGGGGGCTGGGCGAAGACGTGGACGACCGGCTCTACCGCTACGTGCTGCCGATGGAGCGCAAGTTCGTCACGCCGGAGATGGTTCGCGCCGGCACGGCGCTGGGCGTCTACGAGATGATCAGTTCCGGCGTCACCGCCGTGGCGGACATGTACTACTTCGAGACCGAGGTCGGCCGCGTGATCGACCAGGCCGGCATGCGCGGCGTCGTCGGCCAGACGATTGCCGACTTCAATCCGCCCGATCACAAGACCATCGACGAAGGCTTCGCGCTGACCGAGGAACTCGTCGCCGAGTTCCGCGGCCATTCGTGCGTGACGCCCTCCATTGCCCCGCACGCGCCCTATTCGACGGACATCGCGGTGATGAACCGCATCGCGCGGTGGGCCGACGACAATCCCGACGTGCCGGTGCAGATCCACCTCGCCGAAATGGATTCGGAGATGGAGTGGTGCGCGAAGACCCACGGGCTGCGGCCGGTCGAGGTGGTCGAGAAGGCGGGCCTGCTGCGCCAGGGGCTGATCTGCGCCCACTGCCTGCATGTCAACGAGAGCGACATCGAGAAGATGGCGCATGCCCGCGTCTGCGTCGCCCACAATGCCCGCTCCAACGCCAAGGCGGGCAGGGGCATCGCGCCGGTCGAGGCCATGCGCAGGGCGGGGCTGCCGGTCGGCATCGGCACCGACGGCCCGATGAGCGGCAACGGGCTCGACCTGTTCGCGCAGCTCGGACCGGTGACCATGTTCCAGAAGCTCGCCGGCCATTCGCGCAAGCCGATGCCGGTGGTCGAGGTGATCCGCATGGCGACGATCGAGGGGGCCAAGGTGCTGGGGCTGGACGACCGGATCGGCTCGCTCGAAGGCGGCAAGCAGGCGGACCTGGTGCGCATCGACCTCTCCGCGCCGCGCCTCCAGCCGATCTACGACCCTTACGCGACGCTGGTCTATTCGACGCTGGCCGACGACGTGCGCGACGTCATGGTCGCCGGCCGCTGGCTGATGCGCGACCGCGAGGTCCTGACGCTGGAGCGACAGAAGGTGATGCGCGACGCGCTGCAGGTGGCGTCGGCGTTCAAGGCGGAGATGAAGCGGATCGATGCGGGTGCGTGA
- a CDS encoding ABC transporter ATP-binding protein codes for MTQPLSVRNVTAHYGTTKVLEDLSLDVAEGELVSLLGASGCGKTTTLRLIAGFLEPTSGTITLGGRDLTRLPAYKRDIGLVFQNYALFPHLTVLENVAFGLKQRGVAGPEREKRARAMLERVGLSPLADRLPGALSGGQRQRVALARALVIEPPLLMFDEPLSNLDAKLRIDMRVEIRQLQRANRTTAVYVTHDQEEAFSISDRVAIMNAGRIMQFDTPETLYQRPANSFVARFVGFENLIPMKVVARDGASVTAEAAGGARLTLSRERFGEIPDSFVFAARADGLNVTPGGGEGIPATTGLRTYLGRAYQYQCDTAAGPIVANGALSQPLEPGSAATLVPVPDQCCVLKAE; via the coding sequence ATGACCCAGCCGCTTTCCGTCCGCAACGTCACCGCCCACTACGGCACCACCAAGGTGCTGGAAGACCTGTCGCTCGACGTGGCGGAAGGCGAACTCGTCTCTCTGCTCGGTGCGTCCGGCTGCGGCAAGACGACGACGCTGCGGCTCATCGCCGGCTTCCTCGAGCCGACCTCGGGCACGATCACGCTCGGCGGGCGCGACCTGACTCGCCTTCCGGCCTACAAGCGCGACATCGGCCTCGTCTTCCAGAACTATGCGCTGTTCCCGCATCTGACGGTGTTGGAGAACGTCGCCTTCGGCCTCAAGCAGCGTGGCGTCGCCGGGCCGGAGCGGGAGAAGCGGGCACGCGCCATGCTGGAACGTGTCGGCCTGTCGCCGCTCGCCGACCGGCTGCCCGGCGCGCTGTCCGGCGGCCAGCGGCAGCGCGTGGCGCTGGCGCGCGCCCTGGTCATCGAGCCGCCGCTGCTGATGTTCGACGAGCCGCTGTCCAACCTCGATGCCAAGCTCCGCATCGACATGCGCGTCGAAATCCGCCAGCTGCAGCGTGCCAACCGCACCACCGCCGTCTACGTGACGCACGACCAGGAGGAAGCCTTCTCGATCTCGGACCGCGTGGCGATCATGAACGCCGGCCGCATCATGCAGTTCGATACGCCCGAGACGCTCTACCAGCGTCCGGCCAATTCCTTCGTCGCCCGATTTGTCGGCTTCGAGAACCTGATCCCGATGAAGGTTGTCGCCCGCGACGGCGCGAGCGTCACTGCCGAGGCGGCCGGCGGGGCGAGGCTCACGCTCTCGCGCGAGCGCTTCGGCGAGATTCCGGACAGCTTCGTGTTCGCCGCCCGCGCCGACGGGTTGAATGTCACGCCGGGCGGGGGCGAGGGGATCCCGGCCACCACCGGGCTGCGCACCTATCTCGGCCGCGCCTACCAGTACCAGTGCGACACGGCCGCCGGCCCGATCGTCGCCAACGGCGCGCTGTCGCAGCCGCTGGAACCGGGCTCGGCCGCGACGCTTGTGCCTGTGCCCGACCAGTGCTGCGTGCTGAAGGCGGAGTAG
- a CDS encoding ABC transporter permease, protein MATKIPLPLILLTIAVYIFLVGPLIIVLGASVSDTTYLTFPPQGLTLVWFERIFEIGAFRRTIVTSLQLAVLATALALIVGIPAAYALNRYRVRLPTWLSTVFVLPILVPEIVLGFSLLKSVAVGASLPIFPTLLIGHTLLVLPYAVRVISASLASFDFSIEEAAISLGSPPAKTFFTIVLPNVRSGVIAAFILAFITSINDVSTSLFLTGPGISTLPIQILAHVEQFFDPVIASVSVLLMLLTVAVMAIVERTLGLTFLTK, encoded by the coding sequence ATGGCCACCAAGATCCCGCTGCCGCTGATTCTGCTGACCATCGCGGTCTACATTTTCCTCGTCGGTCCGCTGATCATCGTGCTCGGCGCCTCGGTGTCCGACACGACCTATCTCACCTTCCCGCCGCAGGGGCTGACGCTCGTCTGGTTCGAGCGGATCTTCGAGATCGGCGCCTTCCGCCGGACCATCGTGACCAGCCTGCAACTGGCCGTTCTGGCGACGGCGTTGGCCTTGATCGTCGGCATCCCCGCCGCCTATGCGCTCAACCGGTATCGGGTCCGGTTGCCGACGTGGCTGTCGACCGTCTTCGTGCTGCCGATCCTGGTTCCGGAGATCGTGCTCGGCTTCTCGCTGTTGAAATCAGTCGCCGTCGGCGCGTCGCTGCCCATCTTCCCGACGCTGCTGATCGGCCACACGCTTCTGGTTCTGCCCTATGCGGTACGGGTGATCTCGGCGAGCCTTGCCTCGTTCGACTTCTCGATCGAGGAGGCGGCGATCAGCCTCGGCAGCCCGCCGGCGAAGACCTTCTTCACCATCGTGCTGCCGAACGTCCGTTCCGGCGTGATCGCGGCCTTCATCCTCGCCTTCATCACCTCGATCAACGACGTCTCGACCTCGCTGTTCCTGACGGGACCCGGCATCTCCACCCTGCCGATCCAGATCCTCGCCCATGTCGAGCAGTTCTTCGATCCCGTCATCGCCTCCGTCTCGGTTCTTCTGATGCTGCTCACCGTCGCGGTGATGGCAATCGTCGAGCGGACGCTCGGCCTGACCTTCCTTACGAAGTAA